One part of the Lotus japonicus ecotype B-129 chromosome 2, LjGifu_v1.2 genome encodes these proteins:
- the LOC130740279 gene encoding probable LRR receptor-like serine/threonine-protein kinase At3g47570: MKLFPLMFPASLFWLYLILFTFKHCPKTTASISRNQTDHLALLKFKEQISYDPYGILDSWNHSTHFCMWHGITCSSKHRRVHRRVTELSLTGYQLHGSLSPHVGNLSFLTKLYLQENNFHGNIPQELGRLVLLQVLYLTNNSFTGEIPTNLTTCFDLKGLGLGGNNLTGQIPIEIGSLQKLQVLELAVNNLTGEVLPFIGNLSFLTYFLVRYNNLEGNIPEEICRLKNLAYLQVSVNKLSGTFPPCFYNMSSLILFSAGVNEFDGSLPPNMFHTLPNLKLFIIGGNRISGPIPTSLSNASNLDYLEISENNFIGQVPSVEKLQHLRWVQMFSNHLGNKSTNDLDFLKSLTNCSKLQHLVIADNNFGGPLPNSVGNLSSQLSYLGLGYNYISGKIPVELGNLINLTLLDLKSNHFEGTIPVAFGKFQKMQLLDLGGNKVSGDIPASLGNLTQLFHLGLEENNLEGNIPPSIGNCQKLQFLNLSRNNLKGTIPVEVFNLSSLTNLLDLSHNSLSGSLPKEVGRLKNIDWLDVSENQLSGDIPGAIGECMKLEYLYLQGNSFHGIITSSLPSLKGLIRLDLSRNRLSGSIPKDLQNISYLEYFNVSFNMLEGEVPTKGVFQNVSALAMTGNKKLCGGIPELHLLPCPVKSMKHVKHHSFKWIAVVVSLVVFLLMLSFVLTIYWMRKRNKKQSSDTPTIDQLAKISYHDLHHGTGGFSAGNLIGSGSFGSVYKGNIVSADKDVAIKVLNLQKKGAHKSFIVECNALKNIRHRNLVKILTCCSSTDNRGQDFKALVFEYMKNGSLEQWLHPGNGSEELREPLDLEQRLSIIVDVASALHYLHQECEQVVLHCDIKPSNVLLDEDMVAHVSDFGIARLVSTIDGSSDQQSSTIGIKGTLGYAAPEYGVLSEVSTCGDIYSFGILVLEMLTGRRPTDELFEDGQNLHKFVEISFPDNLLHILDPRLVSRLEEAIERKNRGNHTPNSEKCLISLFRIGLACSMESPRERMKIVDVIRELNIIKKLFLVGVPARVYAA, encoded by the exons ATGAAGCTTTTTCCTCTCATGTTTCctgcatctttattttggttATACCTTATTCTCTTTACTTTCAAACACTGCCCAAAAACAACTGCTTCTATTTCCAGAAACCAAACAGACCATCTAGCATTGCTCAAATTCAAGGAACAAATCTCTTATGACCCATATGGAATTCTAGATTCATGGAATCATTCTACCCACTTTTGCATGTGGCATGGAATTACATGCAGCTCCAAGCACCGAAGAGTGCACCGAAGAGTAACAGAGTTGAGCTTAACAGGGTATCAGTTGCATGGATCATTGTCTCCTCATGTTGGCAATCTCTCTTTTCTCACAAAACTCTACCTCCAAGAAAACAACTTTCACGGAAATATCCCACAAGAATTGGGTCGGTTGGTACTGTTGCAGGTGCTGTATCTCACTAATAACTCCTTTACAGGGGAGATTCCTACAAACCTAACAACTTGCTTTGATCTCAAAGGTTTGGGCTTAGGTGGAAATAATCTGACTGGCCAGATACCGATTGAAATTGGCTCTCTCCAGAAACTTCAAGTATTGGAACTTGCGGTAAACAATTTAACTGGTGAAGTCCTTCCATTCATAGGGAATCTTTCATTCTTAACTTATTTCTTGGTGAGATATAATAACTTGGAGGGAAATATTCCAGAAGAAATATGTCGCCTCAAAAACTTGGCATATCTACAAGTGAGTGTGAACAAATTGTCAGGTACATTTCCTCCTTGTTTTTACAACATGTCATCTCTTATTCTCTTCTCAGCTGGAGTAAATGAATTTGATGGCTCTCTTCCACCCAACATGTTTCACACCCTCCCCAATCTCAAACTTTTTATCATTGGCGGGAATCGAATCTCAGGTCCAATCCCCACTTCTCTTTCAAATGCTTCAAACCTTGATTACCTTGAAATTAGTGAAAACAATTTCATCGGACAAGTTCCAAGTGTAGAGAAGCTGCAACATCTTCGGTGGGTACAAATGTTTTCTAATCATCTAGGTAACAAATCAACTAATGATTTGGACTTTCTGAAATCACTCACGAATTGTAGTAAGTTGCAACATCTGGTTATAGCCGATAACAATTTTGGAGGTCCTTTGCCAAATTCCGTGGGCAATTTATCATCCCAACTCAGTTACCTTGGCCTTGGGTATAATTACATATCGGGAAAAATTCCTGTTGAATTAGGAAATCTAATTAACCTAACTCTCTTGGACTTGAAAAGTAACCACTTTGAAGGGACAATTCCGGTTGCTTTTGGGAAGTTTCAGAAGATGCAATTATTAGATTTGGGGGGAAATAAGGTGTCAGGAGATATTCCAGCCTCCCTTGGAAACCTAACTCAGTTGTTTCATTTGGGTTTAGAGGAAAACAACTTAGAAGGAAATATTCCTCCAAGTATTGGAAACTGTCAAAAGTTACAATTCTTAAACCTTTCAAGAAACAACCTCAAAGGAACCATACCTGTTGAGGTTTTTAATCTGTCCTCATTAACAAATTTACTAGACTTGTCACACAACTCACTGAGTGGCAGTCTGCCAAAAGAAGTGGGAAGGCTAAAAAATATTGATTGGCTAGATGTCTCTGAGAATCAACTATCAGGCGATATTCCAGGAGCCATTGGAGAATGCATGAAGTTGGAGTACCTTTATTTACAAGGAAATTCCTTCCATGGAATCATAACATCATCTTTGCCTTCACTCAAAGGTCTTATACGATTAGATCTATCACGAAACCGCTTATCTGGGTCAATTCCTAAGGATCTACAGAATATTTCCTATTTGGAATACTTCAATGTTTCCTTCAACATGTTGGAGGGAGAAGTACCAACAAAAGGTGTCTTTCAAAATGTCAGTGCATTAGCGATGACGGGAAACAAAAAACTTTGTGGGGGTATTCCAGAGCTGCATTTACTGCCATGTCCCGTCAAAAGTATGAAGCATGTAAAACACCATAGTTTCAAGTGGATAGCAGTGGTAGTTAGTCTGGTTGTCTTTCTTCTCATGTTGTCATTTGTTCTAACCATCTACTGGATGaggaaaagaaacaagaaacAGTCTTCTGATACACCAACAATTGACCAACTGGCTAAGATTTCATACCACGACCTACATCATGGAACCGGTGGATTCTCAGCTGGAAACTTGATAGGATCAGGAAGTTTTGGTTCTGTGTACAAAGGAAATATTGTGTCAGCAGATAAAGATGTTGCCATAAAGGTCTTGAACCTTCAAAAGAAGGGAGCTCACAAGAGTTTCATTGTTGAATGTAATGCACTCAAAAATATCAGACATCGGAATCTGGTTAAGATCTTAACATGCTGTTCCAGCACAGACAACAGAGGTCAAGATTTTAAAGCTTTAGTTTTTGAGTACATGAAAAATGGAAGCTTAGAACAATGGCTGCATCCAGGGAATGGAAGTGAAGAGCTTCGTGAACCACTTGACCTTGAACAAAGATTAAGTATCATTGTTGATGTTGCTTCTGCATTACATTATCTGCATCAAGAATGTGAGCAAGTGGTCCTTCATTGTGATATAAAGCCAAGCAATGTCCTTCTTGACGAAGACATGGTCGCTCATGTGAGTGATTTTGGCATAGCAAGACTTGTCTCAACTATTGATGGTTCATCTGACCAGCAAAGTAGTACGATCGGAATAAAAGGGACTCTTGGCTATGCTGCTCCTG agTATGGAGTGCTTTCTGAAGTGTCCACATGTGGCGACATATATAGCTTCGGGATCCTTGTATTGGAAATGCTTACTGGAAGAAGACCTACAGATGAATTGTTTGAAGATGGCCAAAATCTGCATAAGTTTGTGGAAATTTCATTTCCTGATAATCTTTTACACATTTTGGACCCACGTCttgtatcaagacttgaagaagcaatagaaagaaaaaacagaGGGAATCATACTCCAAATTCTGAGAAGTGCTTAATATCACTTTTTAGGATTGGACTTGCTTGTTCAATGGAATCACCAAGAGAAAGGATGAAGATAGTGGATGTCATTAGAGAGCTAAACATAATCAAAAAGCTATTTCTTGTTG GTGTTCCTGCTCGTGTCTATGCAGCATAG
- the LOC130740283 gene encoding G-type lectin S-receptor-like serine/threonine-protein kinase At4g27290 isoform X3, whose product MSLHSFSLESILAHSLEVNHSIRDGQSLVSASGNIEAGFFSPGNSTRKYLGVWYRNVSPLTVVWVANREKPLQNNSGVLKLNQNGILLLLDGANNSTLWSSNISAAGNNNPVVAAQLLDSGNLVVKNANNDSFLWQSFDYPCDTLMPGMKLGWNLETGLERFLSSWKSTDDPAKGEYTMRIDHRGYPQVFAFKGSDIISRTDQWNGESLRGYPAPDPKYNQTFVFNEKEVYYEFEFLESSAASLYRLFPSGDGEVISWTIGSGNSRQVVTKAGLDECDKYAYCGANSICSANGYVATCECLKGYAPKSPQQWSLQNWTDGCVPRNKTICKNSYTDGFWTYTYSKLPDTSSSWFNKTMNLEECKVLCLRNCSCVAYANLYVTNGGTGCLLWFHNMVDVRKYSQRGQDLYVRVPPSELDQVAADDNGNTKKKIAGITVGVIIFGFMTCLSILIIKNPGAARNIYNKHCKNKPRKEDVDLPIFNLSALAHATDNFSSSNKLGEGGFGPVYKGILIDGQEIAVKRLSKKSGQGLEEFKTEVALIAKLQHRNLVKLLGCCIKGEEKMLIYEYMPNKSLDYFVFDETKKMSLDWIKRFNIIGGIARGLLYLHQDSRLRIIHRDLKTSNILLDANFNSKISDFGLARLFLGDQIEANTNRVAGTYGYMPPEYAVRGHFSVKSDVFSYGVIVLEIVSGKKNREFSDPKHDHNLLGYAWKLWSEERALELLDEVLREQCTPFEVIRCIQVGLLCVQQRPEDRPDMSYVVLMLNGEKLLPQPKVPGFYTERDVRLKSHSWSENHKLCSANEVTITELDAR is encoded by the exons ATGTCATTGCATTCATTTTCTTTGGAATCAATCCTTGCAC ACTCTTTAGAAGTGAATCATTCTATCCGAGACGGTCAAAGTTTAGTTTCAGCAAGTGGAAATATTGAAGCCGGTTTCTTCAGCCCCGGGAATTCAACGCGTAAATACTTGGGTGTGTGGTACAGGAACGTGTCTCCTTTAACAGTGGTATGGGTGGCCAACCGAGAAAAACCTCTGCAGAACAACTCTGGAGTTTTAAAACTCAATCAAAACGGGATTCTTCTGCTTCTCGACGGCGCAAACAACAGTACTCTCTGGTCATCCAATATATCAGCAGCAGGGAATAATAACCCAGTAGTGGCCGCTCAGCTACTGGATTCAGGAAATTTGGTAGTGAAAAATGCCAACAACGACAGCTTTCTGTGGCAGAGTTTTGATTATCCCTGTGACACTTTGATGCCGGGAATGAAGCTTGGATGGAACTTAGAAACTGGTCTAGAGAGATTTCTGTCATCTTGGAAAAGCACGGATGACCCTGCCAAGGGAGAATACACAATGAGAATTGACCATAGAGGATATCCACAAGTGTTTGCATTCAAGGGGTCTGATATAATTTCTAGAACAGACCAGTGGAACGGCGAGTCTCTTCGTGGATATCCTGCTCCAGATCCAAAATACAATCAAACATTTGTGTTCAACGAAAAAGAGGTGTATTATGAGTTCGAGTTTCTTGAAAGTTCGGCTGCCAGCTTGTATAGACTCTTCCCTTCAGGTGATGGGGAGGTTATATCTTGGACAATTGGATCAGGTAACAGCCGGCAAGTCGTCACAAAAGCGGGCTTAGATGAATGCGACAAATACGCCTATTGCGGTGCAAATTCTATATGCAGTGCTAACGGTTACGTTGCAACTTGTGAATGCTTGAAAGGATATGCTCCCAAGTCTCCTCAACAGTGGAGTTTACAGAATTGGACTGACGGCTGTGTTCCCAGGAATAAAACTATTTGCAAAAACAGTTACACGGATGGTTTCTGGACTTATACGTATTCGAAATTGCCAGACACGTCTTCGTCTTGGTTCAATAAGACCATGAACCTTGAGGAATGTAAGGTGTTGTGTCTCAGAAACTGTTCCTGTGTAGCATATGCAAACTTATATGTTACTAACGGGGGAACTGGGTGTCTACTTTGGTTTCATAATATGGTTGACGTCAGGAAATACTCTCAACGGGGACAAGATCTTTATGTTAGAGTCCCACCTTCAGAACTAG ATCAAGTTGCAGCGGATGACAATGGAAACACCAAGAAGAAGATAGCGGGAATCACAGTTGGTGTGATTATTTTTGGATTCATGACATGTTTATCCATATTGATAATTAAAAATCCAG GGGCTGCAAGAAATATTTACAACAAGCATTGCAAAAATAAACCGAGAAAGGAAGATGTTGATTTGCCAATATTCAATTTGTCAGCCTTAGCTCATGCCACTGACAACTTTTCAAGTAGTAATAAACTTGGAGAAGGTGGCTTTGGACCAGTATATAAG GGCATATTGATAGATGGACAAGAGATAGCAGTGAAGAGACTTTCAAAAAAGTCTGGACAAGGGTTGGAAGAGTTTAAAACTGAAGTAGCGTTGATTGCTAAACTTCAACACCGTAATCTCGTAAAGCTTCTCGGTTGTTGCAttaaaggagaagaaaagatgTTGATCTATGAATACATGCCCAATAAAAGCTTGGACTACTTTGTTTTTG ATGAAACCAAAAAGATGTCATTGGATTGGATTAAGCGTTTCAACATTATTGGAGGCATTGCTCGAGGACTTCTTTATCTTCATCAAGACTCTAGGCTGAGGATTATTCATAGAGATTTGAAAACTAGCAATATATTGCTAGATGCCAATTTCAATTCGAAAATATCTGACTTTGGGTTGGCTCGATTATTTTTGGGAGACCAAATTGAAGCTAACACAAATAGGGTCGCTGGAACATA TGGGTACATGCCTCCCGAGTATGCTGTGCGTGGACATTTTTCAGTGAAATCAGATGTCTTTAGTTACGGTGTGATCGTACTGGAGATTGTAAGCGGGAAAAAGAACAGGGAATTTTCAGACCCAAAACATGACCATAATCTTCTTGGATAT GCGTGGAAATTATGGAGTGAAGAGAGAGCGCTAGAACTATTGGATGAAGTGTTAAGGGAGCAATGCACACCCTTCGAAGTCATACGATGCATACAAGTAGGCCTGTTGTGCGTGCAACAAAGGCCGGAAGATAGACCAGACATGTCATATGTGGTTCTGATGCTAAATGGTGAGAAATTATTGCCACAACCCAAAGTTCCTGGTTTTTATACTGAAAGGGATGTTAGACTCAAATCACATTCGTGGTCAGAAAATCATAAACTGTGCTCAGCTAATGAAGTAACCATCACAGAGTTAGATGCGAGATAG
- the LOC130740283 gene encoding G-type lectin S-receptor-like serine/threonine-protein kinase At4g27290 isoform X1, producing the protein MGCCHKSLLLLPLLRALSLPLYCIIKKPAITKASFSDKIMVLLLHNMLVWFLSFSQLTRTSSSLDSLEVNHSIRDGQSLVSASGNIEAGFFSPGNSTRKYLGVWYRNVSPLTVVWVANREKPLQNNSGVLKLNQNGILLLLDGANNSTLWSSNISAAGNNNPVVAAQLLDSGNLVVKNANNDSFLWQSFDYPCDTLMPGMKLGWNLETGLERFLSSWKSTDDPAKGEYTMRIDHRGYPQVFAFKGSDIISRTDQWNGESLRGYPAPDPKYNQTFVFNEKEVYYEFEFLESSAASLYRLFPSGDGEVISWTIGSGNSRQVVTKAGLDECDKYAYCGANSICSANGYVATCECLKGYAPKSPQQWSLQNWTDGCVPRNKTICKNSYTDGFWTYTYSKLPDTSSSWFNKTMNLEECKVLCLRNCSCVAYANLYVTNGGTGCLLWFHNMVDVRKYSQRGQDLYVRVPPSELDQVAADDNGNTKKKIAGITVGVIIFGFMTCLSILIIKNPGAARNIYNKHCKNKPRKEDVDLPIFNLSALAHATDNFSSSNKLGEGGFGPVYKGILIDGQEIAVKRLSKKSGQGLEEFKTEVALIAKLQHRNLVKLLGCCIKGEEKMLIYEYMPNKSLDYFVFDETKKMSLDWIKRFNIIGGIARGLLYLHQDSRLRIIHRDLKTSNILLDANFNSKISDFGLARLFLGDQIEANTNRVAGTYGYMPPEYAVRGHFSVKSDVFSYGVIVLEIVSGKKNREFSDPKHDHNLLGYAWKLWSEERALELLDEVLREQCTPFEVIRCIQVGLLCVQQRPEDRPDMSYVVLMLNGEKLLPQPKVPGFYTERDVRLKSHSWSENHKLCSANEVTITELDAR; encoded by the exons ATGGGGTGCTGCCACAAGAGTTTGTTGTTGCTCCCTCTATTGCGTGCTCTTTCACTTCCTCTGTATTGCATAATAAAAAAACCTGCAATCACCAAAGCTTCTTTTTCTGACAAAATAATGGTATTACTACTGCATAACATGTTAGTGTGGTTCTTATCATTCTCCCAGCTGACAAGAACTTCCTCTTCACTAGACTCTTTAGAAGTGAATCATTCTATCCGAGACGGTCAAAGTTTAGTTTCAGCAAGTGGAAATATTGAAGCCGGTTTCTTCAGCCCCGGGAATTCAACGCGTAAATACTTGGGTGTGTGGTACAGGAACGTGTCTCCTTTAACAGTGGTATGGGTGGCCAACCGAGAAAAACCTCTGCAGAACAACTCTGGAGTTTTAAAACTCAATCAAAACGGGATTCTTCTGCTTCTCGACGGCGCAAACAACAGTACTCTCTGGTCATCCAATATATCAGCAGCAGGGAATAATAACCCAGTAGTGGCCGCTCAGCTACTGGATTCAGGAAATTTGGTAGTGAAAAATGCCAACAACGACAGCTTTCTGTGGCAGAGTTTTGATTATCCCTGTGACACTTTGATGCCGGGAATGAAGCTTGGATGGAACTTAGAAACTGGTCTAGAGAGATTTCTGTCATCTTGGAAAAGCACGGATGACCCTGCCAAGGGAGAATACACAATGAGAATTGACCATAGAGGATATCCACAAGTGTTTGCATTCAAGGGGTCTGATATAATTTCTAGAACAGACCAGTGGAACGGCGAGTCTCTTCGTGGATATCCTGCTCCAGATCCAAAATACAATCAAACATTTGTGTTCAACGAAAAAGAGGTGTATTATGAGTTCGAGTTTCTTGAAAGTTCGGCTGCCAGCTTGTATAGACTCTTCCCTTCAGGTGATGGGGAGGTTATATCTTGGACAATTGGATCAGGTAACAGCCGGCAAGTCGTCACAAAAGCGGGCTTAGATGAATGCGACAAATACGCCTATTGCGGTGCAAATTCTATATGCAGTGCTAACGGTTACGTTGCAACTTGTGAATGCTTGAAAGGATATGCTCCCAAGTCTCCTCAACAGTGGAGTTTACAGAATTGGACTGACGGCTGTGTTCCCAGGAATAAAACTATTTGCAAAAACAGTTACACGGATGGTTTCTGGACTTATACGTATTCGAAATTGCCAGACACGTCTTCGTCTTGGTTCAATAAGACCATGAACCTTGAGGAATGTAAGGTGTTGTGTCTCAGAAACTGTTCCTGTGTAGCATATGCAAACTTATATGTTACTAACGGGGGAACTGGGTGTCTACTTTGGTTTCATAATATGGTTGACGTCAGGAAATACTCTCAACGGGGACAAGATCTTTATGTTAGAGTCCCACCTTCAGAACTAG ATCAAGTTGCAGCGGATGACAATGGAAACACCAAGAAGAAGATAGCGGGAATCACAGTTGGTGTGATTATTTTTGGATTCATGACATGTTTATCCATATTGATAATTAAAAATCCAG GGGCTGCAAGAAATATTTACAACAAGCATTGCAAAAATAAACCGAGAAAGGAAGATGTTGATTTGCCAATATTCAATTTGTCAGCCTTAGCTCATGCCACTGACAACTTTTCAAGTAGTAATAAACTTGGAGAAGGTGGCTTTGGACCAGTATATAAG GGCATATTGATAGATGGACAAGAGATAGCAGTGAAGAGACTTTCAAAAAAGTCTGGACAAGGGTTGGAAGAGTTTAAAACTGAAGTAGCGTTGATTGCTAAACTTCAACACCGTAATCTCGTAAAGCTTCTCGGTTGTTGCAttaaaggagaagaaaagatgTTGATCTATGAATACATGCCCAATAAAAGCTTGGACTACTTTGTTTTTG ATGAAACCAAAAAGATGTCATTGGATTGGATTAAGCGTTTCAACATTATTGGAGGCATTGCTCGAGGACTTCTTTATCTTCATCAAGACTCTAGGCTGAGGATTATTCATAGAGATTTGAAAACTAGCAATATATTGCTAGATGCCAATTTCAATTCGAAAATATCTGACTTTGGGTTGGCTCGATTATTTTTGGGAGACCAAATTGAAGCTAACACAAATAGGGTCGCTGGAACATA TGGGTACATGCCTCCCGAGTATGCTGTGCGTGGACATTTTTCAGTGAAATCAGATGTCTTTAGTTACGGTGTGATCGTACTGGAGATTGTAAGCGGGAAAAAGAACAGGGAATTTTCAGACCCAAAACATGACCATAATCTTCTTGGATAT GCGTGGAAATTATGGAGTGAAGAGAGAGCGCTAGAACTATTGGATGAAGTGTTAAGGGAGCAATGCACACCCTTCGAAGTCATACGATGCATACAAGTAGGCCTGTTGTGCGTGCAACAAAGGCCGGAAGATAGACCAGACATGTCATATGTGGTTCTGATGCTAAATGGTGAGAAATTATTGCCACAACCCAAAGTTCCTGGTTTTTATACTGAAAGGGATGTTAGACTCAAATCACATTCGTGGTCAGAAAATCATAAACTGTGCTCAGCTAATGAAGTAACCATCACAGAGTTAGATGCGAGATAG
- the LOC130740283 gene encoding G-type lectin S-receptor-like serine/threonine-protein kinase At4g27290 isoform X2, with protein MDKLISICHCIHFLWNQSLHLTRTSSSLDSLEVNHSIRDGQSLVSASGNIEAGFFSPGNSTRKYLGVWYRNVSPLTVVWVANREKPLQNNSGVLKLNQNGILLLLDGANNSTLWSSNISAAGNNNPVVAAQLLDSGNLVVKNANNDSFLWQSFDYPCDTLMPGMKLGWNLETGLERFLSSWKSTDDPAKGEYTMRIDHRGYPQVFAFKGSDIISRTDQWNGESLRGYPAPDPKYNQTFVFNEKEVYYEFEFLESSAASLYRLFPSGDGEVISWTIGSGNSRQVVTKAGLDECDKYAYCGANSICSANGYVATCECLKGYAPKSPQQWSLQNWTDGCVPRNKTICKNSYTDGFWTYTYSKLPDTSSSWFNKTMNLEECKVLCLRNCSCVAYANLYVTNGGTGCLLWFHNMVDVRKYSQRGQDLYVRVPPSELDQVAADDNGNTKKKIAGITVGVIIFGFMTCLSILIIKNPGAARNIYNKHCKNKPRKEDVDLPIFNLSALAHATDNFSSSNKLGEGGFGPVYKGILIDGQEIAVKRLSKKSGQGLEEFKTEVALIAKLQHRNLVKLLGCCIKGEEKMLIYEYMPNKSLDYFVFDETKKMSLDWIKRFNIIGGIARGLLYLHQDSRLRIIHRDLKTSNILLDANFNSKISDFGLARLFLGDQIEANTNRVAGTYGYMPPEYAVRGHFSVKSDVFSYGVIVLEIVSGKKNREFSDPKHDHNLLGYAWKLWSEERALELLDEVLREQCTPFEVIRCIQVGLLCVQQRPEDRPDMSYVVLMLNGEKLLPQPKVPGFYTERDVRLKSHSWSENHKLCSANEVTITELDAR; from the exons ATGGATAAGCTTATCAGTATATGTCATTGCATTCATTTTCTTTGGAATCAATCCTTGCAC CTGACAAGAACTTCCTCTTCACTAGACTCTTTAGAAGTGAATCATTCTATCCGAGACGGTCAAAGTTTAGTTTCAGCAAGTGGAAATATTGAAGCCGGTTTCTTCAGCCCCGGGAATTCAACGCGTAAATACTTGGGTGTGTGGTACAGGAACGTGTCTCCTTTAACAGTGGTATGGGTGGCCAACCGAGAAAAACCTCTGCAGAACAACTCTGGAGTTTTAAAACTCAATCAAAACGGGATTCTTCTGCTTCTCGACGGCGCAAACAACAGTACTCTCTGGTCATCCAATATATCAGCAGCAGGGAATAATAACCCAGTAGTGGCCGCTCAGCTACTGGATTCAGGAAATTTGGTAGTGAAAAATGCCAACAACGACAGCTTTCTGTGGCAGAGTTTTGATTATCCCTGTGACACTTTGATGCCGGGAATGAAGCTTGGATGGAACTTAGAAACTGGTCTAGAGAGATTTCTGTCATCTTGGAAAAGCACGGATGACCCTGCCAAGGGAGAATACACAATGAGAATTGACCATAGAGGATATCCACAAGTGTTTGCATTCAAGGGGTCTGATATAATTTCTAGAACAGACCAGTGGAACGGCGAGTCTCTTCGTGGATATCCTGCTCCAGATCCAAAATACAATCAAACATTTGTGTTCAACGAAAAAGAGGTGTATTATGAGTTCGAGTTTCTTGAAAGTTCGGCTGCCAGCTTGTATAGACTCTTCCCTTCAGGTGATGGGGAGGTTATATCTTGGACAATTGGATCAGGTAACAGCCGGCAAGTCGTCACAAAAGCGGGCTTAGATGAATGCGACAAATACGCCTATTGCGGTGCAAATTCTATATGCAGTGCTAACGGTTACGTTGCAACTTGTGAATGCTTGAAAGGATATGCTCCCAAGTCTCCTCAACAGTGGAGTTTACAGAATTGGACTGACGGCTGTGTTCCCAGGAATAAAACTATTTGCAAAAACAGTTACACGGATGGTTTCTGGACTTATACGTATTCGAAATTGCCAGACACGTCTTCGTCTTGGTTCAATAAGACCATGAACCTTGAGGAATGTAAGGTGTTGTGTCTCAGAAACTGTTCCTGTGTAGCATATGCAAACTTATATGTTACTAACGGGGGAACTGGGTGTCTACTTTGGTTTCATAATATGGTTGACGTCAGGAAATACTCTCAACGGGGACAAGATCTTTATGTTAGAGTCCCACCTTCAGAACTAG ATCAAGTTGCAGCGGATGACAATGGAAACACCAAGAAGAAGATAGCGGGAATCACAGTTGGTGTGATTATTTTTGGATTCATGACATGTTTATCCATATTGATAATTAAAAATCCAG GGGCTGCAAGAAATATTTACAACAAGCATTGCAAAAATAAACCGAGAAAGGAAGATGTTGATTTGCCAATATTCAATTTGTCAGCCTTAGCTCATGCCACTGACAACTTTTCAAGTAGTAATAAACTTGGAGAAGGTGGCTTTGGACCAGTATATAAG GGCATATTGATAGATGGACAAGAGATAGCAGTGAAGAGACTTTCAAAAAAGTCTGGACAAGGGTTGGAAGAGTTTAAAACTGAAGTAGCGTTGATTGCTAAACTTCAACACCGTAATCTCGTAAAGCTTCTCGGTTGTTGCAttaaaggagaagaaaagatgTTGATCTATGAATACATGCCCAATAAAAGCTTGGACTACTTTGTTTTTG ATGAAACCAAAAAGATGTCATTGGATTGGATTAAGCGTTTCAACATTATTGGAGGCATTGCTCGAGGACTTCTTTATCTTCATCAAGACTCTAGGCTGAGGATTATTCATAGAGATTTGAAAACTAGCAATATATTGCTAGATGCCAATTTCAATTCGAAAATATCTGACTTTGGGTTGGCTCGATTATTTTTGGGAGACCAAATTGAAGCTAACACAAATAGGGTCGCTGGAACATA TGGGTACATGCCTCCCGAGTATGCTGTGCGTGGACATTTTTCAGTGAAATCAGATGTCTTTAGTTACGGTGTGATCGTACTGGAGATTGTAAGCGGGAAAAAGAACAGGGAATTTTCAGACCCAAAACATGACCATAATCTTCTTGGATAT GCGTGGAAATTATGGAGTGAAGAGAGAGCGCTAGAACTATTGGATGAAGTGTTAAGGGAGCAATGCACACCCTTCGAAGTCATACGATGCATACAAGTAGGCCTGTTGTGCGTGCAACAAAGGCCGGAAGATAGACCAGACATGTCATATGTGGTTCTGATGCTAAATGGTGAGAAATTATTGCCACAACCCAAAGTTCCTGGTTTTTATACTGAAAGGGATGTTAGACTCAAATCACATTCGTGGTCAGAAAATCATAAACTGTGCTCAGCTAATGAAGTAACCATCACAGAGTTAGATGCGAGATAG